The genome window AGACCGTCATTATACCTAGGCTTAATAGGGCCATAAAGTATATAGAACTTTACTTAGATGAAAGAGCGAGGGAGGATGTGTTTAGGATAAGGATGTTGAAAAGTAAACGTGAGAAGCTATCCTCTAGCCTTTAACACTAAGATAGCTTTAACCAAATCCCCCTTCGCCTCCTTTAAAGCTCTCCTTGCCTCTTCTAAACAAACTCCTGCTTGAGAAGCCACGAGTTGAACATCTTCGTCGGGTATTTCTACTTCTTCTCTCTCCAACACTTCACTTATTTCCCCTAGGACTTGGTAGACAGATTGTCCTGCTACCTTGACTAATGATACCTGGGGGCTTCTTATAATTAGAGACC of Candidatus Nezhaarchaeota archaeon contains these proteins:
- a CDS encoding nascent polypeptide-associated complex protein: MKKLSPREIKRLMQRTGMAIETLEGVKEVIIKLADRSLIIRSPQVSLVKVAGQSVYQVLGEISEVLEREEVEIPDEDVQLVASQAGVCLEEARRALKEAKGDLVKAILVLKARG